The window GGCTGGGTATGCTCCTCTTTTTTTGAAACGAGGTAATCCAGGGGAAAAATAGTTTTTCCCCGTAAATACTCAGGCATAGCGTCCAGCAGTTGGCCAGCCAGGGAAATACCCTTTGGCCGTGGGAAAGGATATTTTTCGGGATACACGGAACTGGTGGTTGGTACTATTAAAAATATAAAAACAATGTTATTTTTTTCGCAGACATCATTAACCAGGGTTAGGCTTTCCATGAACGCCTTCAGCTGTGCTTTGTTGAATAAATTTGATTTTTTAAAGTTTGCAAACTCATCGCCCAGGGATTTGTCAATATAAAACAGCCACTTGTCCTTTCCGACAAGTATTTTTCTGTCGTGGCTTTTATGAAGCACAAAAAAATTAACATGGTTCATAAAGGATATGAGGCGGTTCTTAAATGCAAAGCGATCGGTTATATAGGCGTCTATCTGTTGAGGCAGCCTTGCCAGGCGTTTTTTATCCAGCTTGCTATTTACAAAGACTTTGGGCGGACTCGCGAGCGGCCGTCGTTCCAGCAGTGATATGGTAGTCTCTCTGTCCAGCAAAACAAGAGGAATGGCAATACCTGCCAAAAACAAAAAGACAAAACCAGCCTTCAAAATTTTCACATCATCTCCATTAAAAACGGAAGTATATAAACGGATTATATGCATCCGTAGCAAGGGTGCCAAAAGACCAAACAAACAGGATAATCAAAACAATGTACTTCAAAGAAACCGTTAATGTATTCGTCTGAATCTTTAATTTTCTCCACCAAGGGAATGAAAAAATAATGCCGAGGCCCAATAAAATATAGAACCTTGTATCAGCTAAGAATAAAATATCCACCGGGACAGGGATATTTTTTGCAAAATCAATAAAAGCTGCATAAAATAAAAAACCGTTTTTAAAGTCCAGCCTGAAGAACATAAATAGGCTTATCATAACGGCAAGGCAATAAACATGGGCTAAAATAGATTTTACGATCTCTAGCCCTGGACCTTTATTGTTAAAAAGAGGGGTTATCTTTTTTTTAAGGGATCGTTCCACAATCAATAGAATACCGTTGCAAAAACCAAAAAAAACAAAATTAAGTGCCGCGCCATGCCACAAGCCGACCAGGGTAAACACAATGAGCACATTAACCACCTGCCTGACTTGGCCCTTCCAGCTGCCGCCCAGGGGTATATAAAGATAATCCCTGAACCAGGTTGAAAGGCTAATATGCCACCGCTTCCAGAATTCACTTACCGACCTAGTGACAAGAGGATAGTCAAAATTTTCCATTATCCTAAAACCAAACATTCTTCCCAGCCCAATGGCCATATCTGAATAACCGGAAAAATCGTAGTAAACCTGTAAAGCACCAGATACTATTGCCAACAAAAGATAGACAGAGGGGACATTATTATAGGGAAGCAGTAAAATTCCATCCAACATTTCGGCCATGGTGTTTGCGATCAAAACTTTTTTTGCCAGCCCCACAATAAACCGCTCAACCCCCCTGGCAAACAAGTCAAGGCTGTGCTTCCGTTCCCTGATCTGTTCATTTATATCGTGATACCGAACAATCGGGCCTGCAATTAACTGAGGGAAAAATGAGATGAACAATCCAAGATTAAGGATGTTCTTTTGTACCAGGCCGGGCTTCCGGTATACATCTATAAGATACGAAAGGGACTGGAAAGTATAAAACGATATACCCAAAGGCAATGCGACTTTGAAAACTTTGACTTGTAAATTTGATATATGAAAGGCTTTGAAAATTCCGTTCAGAATCTCTCCGCCGAACCCCAGATATTTAAAATAAAACAGAAGCAATAAATTCAGGCCTACTCCAAGGGCAAGGAATAATTTTCTTTTTAGAACAGAAAATGAGGAATTGCCTATCAATATGCCGATTCTGTGGTTCAAAAGGATGGAAACGAGCATTATCAAGACAAATTTCGGCTCTCCCCAGGCATAAAACAGCAAGCTCGCAAGAAGCAAAATGACATTTTTTACTTTGAAAAAAGGACAGCAATAATATAAAAAAAGCACGATCGGCAGAAAGAAAACAATAAAGATTATAGAACTAAACAACATTATATATCGATACCTTTTTCTTCTAATTCCTTTAAACCGGATTCGACGAGCTTAAATGTCTGTACTTTCCCGTTTGCGGAAAGTGGAAACGAATTTAAAAAGAAACTATATTTGGGGGTTTTAAAAAAACTGATTTTGTCTTTGCAAAATTCTATAATATCCTTTTCTCCGATCAATTCCCCCTGGTTTAAAATAACAAAGGCCGCAACTTCTTCGCCGTATTTTTTGGACGGGATACCTGCCACTTGCGCGTCTTTAATGCCAGGCATACTGCGCAGAAGGACTTCTACTTCTTTTGGGTATATATTTTCACCACCCCGGATGATCAACTCTTTTATACGGCCATCAATTGCCAAGCAGCCATTGGAAAGGAGATGGCCCAGGTCACCGGTATGAAACCAGCCGTCTTTATCAATGGCTTCTCTGGTAGCTTCCTCCATTTTGTAATAACCTTTCATAACATTATGCCCCCTGGTCCAAATCTCCCCTGGTACATTCACAGGGCATTCAATATGATTAGGGTCGCGGATACTGACCTCTACTCCAAAAAGGGGTAGGCCAACAGTGGAGAGCCTTGGGTCTGCTGGATCCTCTGTGATAATCGTAGTAATAAATGGGGATGTTTCAGTAAGCCCATAAGCAAGAAATATCCCTTTCATGCGAAACTTATTTATAATATTTCTCATGAGGTCTGGAGGGCATACAGCGCCACCTATACAGCCATAATTCACGCTTTCCATATTGAAATCATTAAACCGGGGATGGCTTAGCATTGCCATATACAAGCTCGGCACTGCAAATATCCAGGTACAGGCTTCATTTTGAATAACTTCAAGACATCTAGTGATATCGAAATTTTCCAATACAACAATTTTAAAACCGTATATCAGGGGGAATACAATACCACCGGCAAGAGATGTAATATAAAAAAAAGGCAGAGGATTTAAAATAATAGTGTTTTCATCAATCATTCCCAGTTTGTTTGGGGAATAAACTGTGTGATAGCAATTGAGTACTACATTCTTATGGGTGAGCATTGCTCCTTTTGGTATACCGGTAGTGCCCGAGGTATACATAATGCATAATACATCATTATTGCTAACCTTGGATTCTGCCTTGCTTAATTCCGTACTGTCAATTTTGCTTCCCGATAGTATTAAATCTTCCAGGACATACATACCCTGGTGCGTTATATTATCAATATTGGCAACCATTCTTAAAGAAGGAAAGGCCGCCGATTTAAGGTTCCCGGCGGAACTGGTTTTCAATTCCGGAATTAACTGATAAAGAATTTCCGCAAAATCCGAATCCCTGAACCGATCAACAATAAAAAGGCCATTTATATCAGCCTGGGCAAGAATAAAACCAAGTTCTTTATGTTTACAATTTGCATTTATTGGAACCGCCATAATACCCACCCGTGCCGCAGCATAAAATACCGGCGCCCATTCCGGGACATTGTACGCCCAGATACCTATATGATCACCTTTCTTAAACCCGCTGGCAAGAAACCACCTTGCTAAATCGTCTGCCTTTTTATCAATATCGCCAAAGGTATACCGTATATTCCTATTTGAGAAAACAAGGAATTCACTATTGCCGCGTTTTGCCGCTTGCTTCCTGAGTGCTTCGCCAAGGGTATAGTCAAGAACTTCTTTCATAAAACCGCCTTAACTTAAATGCTTAACAGCAAATGGATGGATGGTCATTCTAAGTTCAGTAATAAAATCTGTCAATATACAGTTGTACCCGCTGCCGGGATTAGCTGGCTTAATGCTCATTTATAGACAGATTTTTTCCAGCTGGAAGGCGGAATGCCAGTTTTTTGCTTGAACTGACGTGAAAAATAATACTGGTCATTAAAGCCCAGCTGGAATGCGGTTTCTTTGACGGTAAGATCGGTTTGTTCAAGCAAACGGCATGCCCTGTTGATTTTTATCTGAATATAATACTGGTAGGGCGTTATGGAGCTATATGCTTTAAAGACATCGTTTAAATGCGAAGCGCTTATATTGATTTTTTGGGCGATGCTTGGGATGTCTATTTCTTTGTAGATATTTGCTTCCATCAATTCTTTTGCTTTTTCTACGATTAGCTGCTGTTTTGAATATTCCGGATGCACTTTCCTGCGTTCGCCCGTAAGAAGATCGGCAAGAAGCAAAAATATTCTGGAACAGGCTTTTATTTGAAAGAGCGGCTGCTGTGAACACACCTCATCAAAAATCCTGGTAAAAATCGAGACTATATAATCGTGCAGGCCTATTTCAAAAAAAATTTGCTCCTGGGAAAGGATACCTTCAGTTACCAGGCCGTCAAAAAAACTGCCGGTAAACCCAACCCAATATTCATGCCAGCCGGTTTCGTACAAGGGTTTGTAATGATGCTTCATGCCGGGCAGGATGAGCAGCATGGAACCGGTGCTTACCGTATAGGTTTTGTCCCCGGTATTGAAGATGCCGGCTCCGTCGCTGATATATACCAATTGAAATTCCGGCAGGATGCGCCCTTCAGCTACTTCACGGAATGCTGCGGGATGCGCATTTTTATTGAGCGGATATACCGTCCTGGACGGGGTTTCAATCTCCCCGACAGTGGTACACAACATACCCAATTTTTCATCTTCTTCGCTGTAAGGTATGTAGCGTAAAAAAAAATTGTAATTTCCATTGACAGTCTTCAATATTTATGTAGTATAGGAGCGTTTATTATCTCTGTACATGGATAATTCAATTTGGAGATGGATTAAACACGGATTTTTTAGATTTTACTATGAATTATCCCTTTATAAAAGAGTATTTTGTAAACAAAACCTTTCCTTTTTTAACAAACAATGATATAATTCCAGGACTGGGGGTTGAGGTGAAGAAGCAGAACGACTGGCAGCTTTGGGTACTTCTACTGCCCGCGCTTTTATATTTCTTCGTGTTCTGCTATCTGCCGATGTACGGCATACAGATCGCCTTCCGGGATTATAAAGCGGTCTTTGGG is drawn from Leadbettera azotonutricia ZAS-9 and contains these coding sequences:
- a CDS encoding AMP-binding protein codes for the protein MKEVLDYTLGEALRKQAAKRGNSEFLVFSNRNIRYTFGDIDKKADDLARWFLASGFKKGDHIGIWAYNVPEWAPVFYAAARVGIMAVPINANCKHKELGFILAQADINGLFIVDRFRDSDFAEILYQLIPELKTSSAGNLKSAAFPSLRMVANIDNITHQGMYVLEDLILSGSKIDSTELSKAESKVSNNDVLCIMYTSGTTGIPKGAMLTHKNVVLNCYHTVYSPNKLGMIDENTIILNPLPFFYITSLAGGIVFPLIYGFKIVVLENFDITRCLEVIQNEACTWIFAVPSLYMAMLSHPRFNDFNMESVNYGCIGGAVCPPDLMRNIINKFRMKGIFLAYGLTETSPFITTIITEDPADPRLSTVGLPLFGVEVSIRDPNHIECPVNVPGEIWTRGHNVMKGYYKMEEATREAIDKDGWFHTGDLGHLLSNGCLAIDGRIKELIIRGGENIYPKEVEVLLRSMPGIKDAQVAGIPSKKYGEEVAAFVILNQGELIGEKDIIEFCKDKISFFKTPKYSFFLNSFPLSANGKVQTFKLVESGLKELEEKGIDI
- a CDS encoding MBOAT family O-acyltransferase, translating into MLFSSIIFIVFFLPIVLFLYYCCPFFKVKNVILLLASLLFYAWGEPKFVLIMLVSILLNHRIGILIGNSSFSVLKRKLFLALGVGLNLLLLFYFKYLGFGGEILNGIFKAFHISNLQVKVFKVALPLGISFYTFQSLSYLIDVYRKPGLVQKNILNLGLFISFFPQLIAGPIVRYHDINEQIRERKHSLDLFARGVERFIVGLAKKVLIANTMAEMLDGILLLPYNNVPSVYLLLAIVSGALQVYYDFSGYSDMAIGLGRMFGFRIMENFDYPLVTRSVSEFWKRWHISLSTWFRDYLYIPLGGSWKGQVRQVVNVLIVFTLVGLWHGAALNFVFFGFCNGILLIVERSLKKKITPLFNNKGPGLEIVKSILAHVYCLAVMISLFMFFRLDFKNGFLFYAAFIDFAKNIPVPVDILFLADTRFYILLGLGIIFSFPWWRKLKIQTNTLTVSLKYIVLIILFVWSFGTLATDAYNPFIYFRF
- a CDS encoding helix-turn-helix domain-containing protein, which translates into the protein MKTVNGNYNFFLRYIPYSEEDEKLGMLCTTVGEIETPSRTVYPLNKNAHPAAFREVAEGRILPEFQLVYISDGAGIFNTGDKTYTVSTGSMLLILPGMKHHYKPLYETGWHEYWVGFTGSFFDGLVTEGILSQEQIFFEIGLHDYIVSIFTRIFDEVCSQQPLFQIKACSRIFLLLADLLTGERRKVHPEYSKQQLIVEKAKELMEANIYKEIDIPSIAQKINISASHLNDVFKAYSSITPYQYYIQIKINRACRLLEQTDLTVKETAFQLGFNDQYYFSRQFKQKTGIPPSSWKKSVYK
- a CDS encoding alginate O-acetyltransferase AlgX-related protein, which translates into the protein MKILKAGFVFLFLAGIAIPLVLLDRETTISLLERRPLASPPKVFVNSKLDKKRLARLPQQIDAYITDRFAFKNRLISFMNHVNFFVLHKSHDRKILVGKDKWLFYIDKSLGDEFANFKKSNLFNKAQLKAFMESLTLVNDVCEKNNIVFIFLIVPTTSSVYPEKYPFPRPKGISLAGQLLDAMPEYLRGKTIFPLDYLVSKKEEHTQPLYYNNGLHWNKLGVYYTYELLFDKLRADFPNLPEISFKFTPYMDPGEDNYTMIWWGMKQFGSFLELIDVKPENGWDSYYKYIICENVPENEFNNVIGNASKKGKYGVVTENKNPSLPTALIVRDSYFVDLEPFTSSIFSKAEYVWTQPEKRNIDYLDQLAQKPDVFILEIPERALEIIPMVEPGLFPYD